The following nucleotide sequence is from Natronorubrum aibiense.
GCGACACGAGAACGGCTCTCTCTGCTTGCCGACCAACTCCGCGAGTTCGGCATTACATTCGACGTCAAGTCTATTACTCACCAAGTCGAAATGACGCAGTTATTGAGTGTCAAACAGACCGAACTGATGGAGCGAGCGATCGAACGCGGGTACTACGACACACCCCGGCGGGTGACGCTGACGGAGCTCGCTGAAGACGTCGATATCGCCAAATCGACGTGTAGCGAGACACTCCACCGAGCTGAGGAGAAGATCATCAAACAGTTCGCGACAGACACAAACGCTATTGAAACGAACGATATGGTATCGCCCACGAAATGAACATTTCACTCGACTCTTGACTTTGCTGCCCACTGCAATGAGGATTGGCCCTGTCATTTAGTGAGCGCGCGTTTCATGCTAAAAAAACATCTGAAGAATAGGATTTCAACAAAGCTATCGTTCCCACTCTATCGAACGTCAACGTGACGAGCGACGAATCGTTCGTACAGGTTCGGACGAACCGTTTTCCTCTCACGCACACTATTTCTCTGTGATGGACGACCTCAAACAGCATGACATCCCGGCGGACGTCAACACGAACGAGTGGGCACTCCGAGTTACTGGGGCCGTCGAGCAGCCACTGCGTCTCACCAGACGCGACCTCACCTCGCTCTCGCTCGAGGAGTTCACTGGCGAGTTCGCCTGTGCAGAGGGCTGGGTTGCGGACGAGCTCTCGTGGCGCGGTGTCCGCGTCGGAACGATACTGGACCACGCCAGTCCCACGCCCGAGGGAGATTTCGCGCTCGTCCGAGCGATGGACGGTGACTACGCATGTTCGTTTCCTCGAGAGCGTCTTGCCGAGTCGATCCTCGCGCTCGAACTCGACGGCGACGCCCTTTCACCCGAACACGGAGGTCCAGTTCGGCTGGTACCAACGGCCACTGACCGCAATTGTTGGGAAAGTATCAAATGGGTCGCCGAAATAGAGCTCACAGAATCACGGCCAACGGCTGCAGATACCGCCAAAGAACTCGCACTTTCTCGAATCGAGTGAGACACGTTTGAGAAGGTGGTGTGGTACGTTTGGCCAGCTGCAGGGCCGCAAACCGCGCAGCCGCGACCACACTACTTGATTTCCAGCGGGCGGTCACAGTCGGGACATTCGTCGTCGACGATCGTCACCTGAGCATCACACTCCGGGCAGTACTCTCTGTAGCAGGTTCGTTCTCCCATACCACACTGGTACAGCGCTGTCCCTAAAAAGCTCGTGCCAAAGGGGATCGGTAGCGCTCGTTGCGGTTCGTGATCTATGTCGACGATTTCGACCGCTCGAGAGAAGCCGATGAGCATACACACTCTCGAGCAGTGGCCTCGGCGTCCGGAAGCCCGCCGAATATCCGGAACCGACAGTCACAGTACGGCTGCCCCCAATATTGAGACCATGACCGAGGCGCGATACGATGGGCTTCTTCTCGATCACGACGGCGTGATCGTCACGCTCTGTTCGCAGCAGGTATTGCGAGCCGCCACAACCGATGCGTTCGTCGACGCGGGGGTTTCGAACCCGACTCCCGACGACGTCGACACGATCATGATCCGAGTCCGGGACGACGATCTGTGTGCCGTTGCGGATCGGTACAGGGTGGATCCCGACCAACTCTGGCAGTATCGTGAACAGCGAACCGAGCAGGCGTTGCGGAGGGAAACCAGAGCTGGACGAAAAGCGCCGTACGAGGACGTCGCGTGTCTCGAGCACGTCGAGGTGCCGACCGGGATCGTGAGCAACAATCAGGCCCGGATCGTCGAGTTCGTCCTCCAAGCACACGGGCTGCAAGAGTACGTCGAGACGATCCGTGCCAGAGAGCCGACCCGCGAGAGCCTTCGCGAAAAGAAGCCCGAACCAAGGTATCTTGAGGCCGCTGCGGCCGATTTGGACTGTTCGAACCCGCTGTACGTCGGCGACAGCGAGAGCGACGTCGTCGCTGGCCAGCGGGCAGGCTTCGATACCGTCTTACTCCGTCGAGAACACAACGCCACTCGAAAACTCGAGGTAGAGCCCACCGTCGAAGTCGAGAGCCTGCAAGCCGTCCTGGAACTGTTGTAGGGATAGAAATTAGGGGGGGCTTTCTGGCACAAAACGAAGAGAATCGGCGGAGCAACCACCGGATGGGCTAGTGTACGTACACGTCGATTCCAAACGCGAGACCGGCGACCTCGAGGCGATCC
It contains:
- a CDS encoding molybdopterin-dependent oxidoreductase, whose amino-acid sequence is MDDLKQHDIPADVNTNEWALRVTGAVEQPLRLTRRDLTSLSLEEFTGEFACAEGWVADELSWRGVRVGTILDHASPTPEGDFALVRAMDGDYACSFPRERLAESILALELDGDALSPEHGGPVRLVPTATDRNCWESIKWVAEIELTESRPTAADTAKELALSRIE
- a CDS encoding HAD family hydrolase produces the protein MTEARYDGLLLDHDGVIVTLCSQQVLRAATTDAFVDAGVSNPTPDDVDTIMIRVRDDDLCAVADRYRVDPDQLWQYREQRTEQALRRETRAGRKAPYEDVACLEHVEVPTGIVSNNQARIVEFVLQAHGLQEYVETIRAREPTRESLREKKPEPRYLEAAAADLDCSNPLYVGDSESDVVAGQRAGFDTVLLRREHNATRKLEVEPTVEVESLQAVLELL